Proteins co-encoded in one Echeneis naucrates chromosome 22, fEcheNa1.1, whole genome shotgun sequence genomic window:
- the slc25a21 gene encoding mitochondrial 2-oxodicarboxylate carrier: protein MTARKPKSLIREASHQIIAGGSAGLVEICLMHPLDVVKTRFQIQRGTSDPTSYKSLGDCFRTIFRKEGIVGFYKGILPPIVAETPKRAVKFFTFEQYKKLLNLTPLSPGLALSAAGLGAGLTEAVVVNPFEVVKVSLQANRDSFKEQPSSFAQARRIIKKDGLGLNGLNKGLTSTLGRHGVFNMIYFGFYFNVKDAFPTSPDPSLEFLRKFAIGLVSGTISSCVNIPFDVAKSRIQGPQPVPGEIKYRTCFQTMALVYREEGYLALYKGLVPKIMRLGPGGAVMLLVYEYVSGWLQRNW, encoded by the exons GTCTGGTAGAGATCTGCCTGATGCATCCCCTCGATGTGGTGAAGACGAG ATTTCAGATCCAGAGGGGAACCAGTGACCCCACCAGCTACAAGAGCCTGGGTGATTGTTTCCGAACGATCTTCCGCAAGGAGGG CATCGTTGGCTTCTACAAAGGCATCCTACCTCCAATTGTGGCAGAGACACCAAAGAGAGCTGTTAAG TTTTTCACCTTTGAGCAGTACAAGAAGCTGCTGAATTTGACCCCTTTGTCCCCTGGTTTG GCACTGTCTGCTGCAGGGCTTGGCGCAGGCTTGACTGAGGCTGTCGTTGTCAATCCGTTCGAAGTGGTGAAAGTCAGTCTGCAAGCCAACAGAGATTCCTTCAAAGAG CAACCCTCCTCATTTGCCCAAGCCAGACGCATCATAAAGAAGGACGGGTTAGGACTGAACGGTCTGAATAAAGGATTAACATCAACACTGGGGCGCCATGGAGTTTTCAACATGATCTACTTTGGCTTCTACTTCAATGTCAAAGATGCTTTTCCCACCAGTCCG GACCCGTCTCTCGAGTTCCTGAGGAAGTTTGCTATCGGTCTGGTTTCTGGAACCATCTCCTCTTGTGTGAACATTCCCTTCGACGTAGCCAAGAGCCGTATCCAAGGCCCCCAGCCAGTGCCAGGAGAGATCAAGTACCGCACCTGCTTCCAGACCATGGCCCTGGTGTACCGGGAGGAGGG GTATTTGGCGTTATACAAGGGGTTGGTGCCCAAGATAATGAGGCTTGGACCAG GAGGAGCCGTAATGTTGCTGGTCTATGAATACGTGTCTGGATGGCTACAGAGGAACTGGTAA